Proteins from a single region of Longimicrobiales bacterium:
- the recJ gene encoding single-stranded-DNA-specific exonuclease RecJ — protein sequence MTDAGSNGSLARLRPPAPDWVLPDPPEAALVRALMEALRLPEAVCAVLAGRGIDDPETAKHFLRPRLDGLYDPALLADGEVAARRIATAITGAETILLHGDYDVDGICATALLTRWLTRLGAHVVPFVPHRIRDGYDFGAGGLAAAREAGASLVVTVDCGTMAHTTVKEAAEAGIDVIVTDHHTVGADLPPAIAVVNPHRSDCPYPFKDLCGTGLAYKLCELISRACGEEVEDLPEYLALVALATVADLVPLQGENRVLVHFGLRQFAKTRVMGLNALMKTAGVTASDITAGKLGFVVAPRINAAGRIGESAEALSLLLTDDRSEAASLAERLDVTNRARQEEDQRTLAEALDQLEATYDPATDFGVVVAADGWHPGVIGIVASRVVERIHRPVVMLAIEGDRARGSARSIPGFHLYDALAECSEHMLRFGGHKQAAGMDVPREAITAFRDAFNAAARRRLESKELRPTIRTDLEVHLGDADLQLVHWLSYLGPHGMGNPGPNFVARGVQIEQARIVGSDHLKATLVQGTGRVDGIGFGLAAIHDLEDIQAHTQDVVFKLERNEWRGSSRLQARMIALRPAVSASETSEVQP from the coding sequence GTGACGGACGCCGGGTCGAACGGATCTTTAGCACGACTCCGTCCGCCCGCTCCTGATTGGGTTCTTCCGGACCCGCCGGAGGCTGCGCTTGTCCGGGCGCTCATGGAGGCGCTTCGTCTACCGGAAGCCGTCTGCGCAGTTTTGGCCGGACGAGGAATAGATGACCCTGAGACGGCCAAGCACTTTCTACGGCCACGCCTGGACGGCTTGTATGACCCCGCGCTCCTCGCGGACGGTGAGGTAGCAGCACGCCGCATTGCGACCGCGATCACGGGTGCTGAGACGATCCTCCTTCACGGGGATTACGACGTCGATGGCATCTGCGCCACGGCGCTTCTCACGAGGTGGCTGACTCGCCTCGGGGCTCATGTGGTTCCATTCGTGCCCCACCGCATTAGGGACGGGTACGATTTCGGCGCAGGAGGTCTGGCTGCGGCGCGAGAAGCCGGAGCGTCCCTGGTGGTCACGGTCGACTGCGGGACGATGGCTCACACGACAGTGAAGGAGGCCGCCGAGGCAGGAATCGATGTCATCGTCACGGACCATCATACCGTGGGGGCAGACTTGCCACCCGCCATCGCAGTCGTGAATCCACACCGTTCGGACTGCCCGTATCCCTTCAAGGATCTCTGCGGAACGGGACTCGCGTACAAATTGTGTGAATTGATCTCGCGCGCCTGCGGGGAAGAGGTCGAGGACTTACCGGAATATCTTGCTCTCGTGGCGCTGGCGACGGTCGCGGACTTGGTGCCGCTCCAGGGGGAGAATCGAGTGCTCGTGCATTTCGGCCTCCGTCAGTTCGCGAAGACCCGTGTGATGGGATTGAATGCCCTGATGAAGACAGCTGGTGTCACCGCGAGTGACATCACCGCTGGAAAACTCGGCTTCGTGGTTGCTCCTCGCATCAATGCCGCTGGGCGCATCGGGGAGTCCGCGGAGGCGCTTAGCCTCCTTCTCACGGATGATCGGTCGGAGGCAGCATCGCTCGCAGAACGTTTGGACGTTACCAACCGGGCCCGACAAGAAGAGGATCAACGCACATTGGCTGAGGCCCTCGATCAGCTCGAAGCCACGTACGACCCAGCTACAGACTTTGGTGTGGTCGTGGCAGCAGATGGTTGGCACCCAGGTGTGATCGGCATCGTCGCCTCGCGGGTCGTCGAGCGAATCCACCGCCCGGTAGTGATGCTCGCCATCGAAGGGGACCGGGCCAGAGGGAGCGCTCGTTCGATCCCCGGCTTCCACTTGTATGATGCGCTGGCAGAGTGTTCAGAGCATATGCTGCGTTTTGGCGGTCACAAACAAGCGGCCGGCATGGACGTGCCTCGAGAGGCGATCACCGCCTTCCGCGACGCCTTCAACGCGGCGGCTCGGCGAAGGTTGGAGTCGAAGGAGCTACGCCCGACGATCCGCACCGACCTCGAGGTACACCTCGGTGATGCGGATCTCCAATTGGTACACTGGCTCAGCTACCTCGGCCCGCACGGGATGGGAAATCCCGGGCCGAATTTTGTCGCAAGAGGAGTACAGATTGAACAGGCCAGGATCGTGGGAAGTGACCATCTGAAAGCCACGCTGGTACAGGGGACCGGACGAGTCGATGGAATCGGCTTCGGTCTCGCGGCTATACACGACCTGGAGGACATCCAAGCGCACACGCAGGACGTCGTGTTCAAGCTAGAGCGCAACGAGTGGCGGGGATCATCACGCCTGCAGGCTCGGATGATCGCACTGCGTCCGGCTGTATCTGCTTCCGAGACCTCCGAGGTTCAACCTTGA
- the dnaG gene encoding DNA primase yields MIPDDMVEEVRAGADIVDVISEFVPLKKAGREFKANCPFHEERTPSFYVVPDRGFFKCFGCGKSGDVFSFLMERQGLDFVEAVRHVAGRAGIEVREVQRNREEDDPNRPLYEINGFARDWFRGQLTDEDGGKDAREYLEGRGVSPEVAERYGLGFAPDEWRGLREAAAKHGLDEAQMMEVGLLKDSERSKEPYDRFRSRIIFPIEALSGRVIAFGGRIIGADHKDAPKYLNSPETPIYHKGQNLYGLSWARHAIRREETVLVVEGYMDVVSLAAHGFENVVAPLGTALTTEQAKLLGRYTTRVLLLFDSDAAGLKATFRAGDTLLEAGLHPAVVTLPSGEDPDTIVRSGGAEALSTYIDQALDVLDRKLQILDEKNHFSSIERTRGAVDRLFPTIRAAADPALRDIYVAKVADRTGVRRETLEAELKRARSPSQAVPQYTPAPPPGRSAPRVPKLGAERTLLLLMTKNPDFVERAGERMGSEDFVDPAHRAIFEALLDDPELRAPPVSMDPVAAQRLEEVLADPEELAHAGRVFDESVARMRVGALDRRSQDLDQRIEVASGDDEKRTLIEEKARVSQERRDLAPDDWTTTARRLRGDKI; encoded by the coding sequence ATGATTCCGGACGACATGGTGGAAGAGGTACGGGCGGGCGCTGACATTGTCGATGTCATCAGCGAGTTCGTGCCTCTGAAAAAGGCGGGCCGTGAATTCAAGGCCAACTGTCCCTTTCACGAAGAACGAACGCCCAGTTTCTACGTCGTGCCGGATAGGGGCTTCTTCAAGTGTTTCGGGTGTGGGAAGTCGGGTGATGTCTTTTCGTTCCTGATGGAGCGCCAGGGACTCGACTTCGTGGAGGCGGTAAGACACGTGGCCGGCCGAGCGGGCATCGAGGTCCGTGAGGTGCAGCGGAACCGCGAAGAAGACGACCCGAACCGGCCGCTCTACGAGATCAACGGGTTCGCACGGGACTGGTTCCGCGGCCAACTCACCGATGAGGACGGGGGAAAGGACGCCCGGGAGTACCTGGAGGGTCGAGGCGTCAGCCCCGAAGTCGCCGAGCGGTACGGACTCGGCTTCGCTCCGGATGAGTGGCGTGGGTTGCGTGAAGCGGCTGCGAAGCATGGACTCGACGAAGCGCAGATGATGGAGGTTGGACTGCTCAAGGACAGTGAACGGTCTAAAGAACCCTACGACCGTTTCCGGTCCCGCATCATCTTCCCGATCGAGGCTCTATCCGGTCGGGTGATCGCGTTCGGAGGGCGGATCATCGGGGCCGACCACAAGGACGCTCCCAAGTATCTCAACTCACCCGAGACCCCGATCTACCACAAGGGACAGAACCTTTATGGCCTGTCCTGGGCGCGGCACGCCATCCGGCGAGAGGAAACCGTACTTGTGGTCGAGGGCTACATGGACGTGGTGTCCCTCGCGGCCCACGGATTCGAAAATGTCGTCGCGCCGTTAGGGACGGCGTTGACGACCGAGCAGGCCAAGCTCCTCGGACGGTACACCACTCGCGTCTTACTACTCTTCGATTCTGACGCGGCCGGCTTGAAGGCGACCTTCCGAGCTGGGGATACACTGCTCGAAGCGGGACTGCATCCCGCCGTCGTAACGTTACCGTCCGGGGAGGACCCCGACACGATCGTGCGCTCCGGAGGGGCAGAGGCCCTGTCGACGTATATCGATCAGGCCCTCGACGTCCTCGACCGGAAGCTCCAGATCCTCGACGAGAAGAATCACTTCTCGTCCATCGAGCGGACCCGAGGGGCGGTCGATCGTCTTTTTCCGACCATAAGAGCTGCAGCTGACCCAGCACTCCGAGACATCTACGTGGCGAAGGTCGCGGACCGGACAGGGGTGCGGCGCGAGACGCTCGAGGCGGAACTGAAACGTGCGCGATCGCCGTCCCAGGCGGTGCCTCAGTACACGCCGGCTCCGCCTCCTGGGCGCTCGGCGCCGAGGGTGCCGAAGCTCGGAGCGGAGCGGACGCTTCTTCTGCTCATGACGAAGAACCCTGACTTTGTCGAGAGAGCCGGAGAGCGGATGGGTTCAGAGGACTTTGTAGATCCTGCGCACAGGGCCATCTTTGAAGCTCTTCTCGACGACCCGGAACTGCGTGCTCCGCCGGTATCGATGGATCCTGTGGCCGCTCAGCGGTTGGAAGAGGTTCTGGCCGATCCGGAAGAGTTGGCGCATGCTGGAAGGGTATTCGACGAGTCAGTCGCTCGCATGCGCGTTGGAGCGCTCGACCGTCGTAGCCAGGACCTCGATCAGCGGATTGAGGTTGCGTCGGGAGATGACGAGAAGCGAACTCTGATCGAGGAAAAGGCGCGAGTGTCACAGGAACGACGTGACCTTGCTCCGGACGATTGGACCACGACGGCCCGCAGACTGCGGGGCGACAAAATTTGA
- a CDS encoding endonuclease MutS2 — MSQHALKVLEFTRVLERVATRASSELGRQKILALRPTSDPDSARTELARVAASMRFVEGAPDWGMLPVPDVRGALGVMTAEGAVLEPIQLFRLGVLLNSSRRLSSDLIGHPDGLPELGALVALLVEDRDLEKSIERAVDDEGHVLDSASDDLKKIRNRLRGAHSKIVRKLESYLSTIPARFVVSDGSVTIREGRYVVPVRREGKGEVGGIVHDVSQSGATLFVEPPMAIGLMNEVRDLEREEGQEVRRILGELTAEVTPLREAIKGALGALVDFDTLNARARAALKWRAFVPALGGREVRISEGRHPLLLEADPQGVVPFEFDLLEDERTIVVSGPNTGGKSVFLKATGLLCALAQSGVVPPVGKGTSLPVFGAFFADIGDEQSISQSLSTFSAHLANLSEIVAQADDRSLVLIDEMGTGTDPAEGAALARSILEELVARGATTLVSSHLGDLKRLDAEGSGIVNASMQFDSERMEPTYRFVKGRPGRSYGLQIARRMGFPEDLMDRAEGYRDDDEGRMEEILASLEQRESEAERLVQELDFERGETTRLKAELVTREKAVRQAEREAEGRARDDARKLLLEARAEVEEAIASLRHAAETKTDFDEAVRRARSKVEKAAQKQRQAPMRQRTRDASPVAAGDRVRIQASGARGTVAEVRSGRAVVEVGALRMELSLADLEIVDAPQRAASPKRDGGGWTGPDRGQARIEVDLRGMRVDEMELELVRALDQALIEDLSELRIIHGKGTGALRARATEMLKLDARVQEFRMGGPTEGGAGVTVAQFRSGT, encoded by the coding sequence TTGAGTCAGCACGCGCTCAAGGTCCTCGAATTCACCAGGGTGCTCGAGCGCGTCGCCACCCGAGCATCGAGCGAACTCGGACGTCAGAAGATCCTGGCGCTTCGCCCCACCAGTGACCCCGACTCTGCCAGAACAGAGTTGGCACGAGTTGCCGCCTCCATGCGTTTCGTAGAGGGCGCCCCGGACTGGGGCATGCTTCCAGTCCCCGACGTCAGGGGCGCGCTTGGGGTCATGACGGCCGAAGGGGCGGTGCTGGAACCGATCCAGCTCTTTCGGCTGGGCGTGCTGCTGAATTCATCGCGTCGACTTTCTTCAGACCTCATAGGCCACCCAGATGGGCTTCCAGAGTTGGGCGCGTTGGTCGCGCTGTTGGTGGAAGACCGTGACCTGGAGAAATCGATCGAACGTGCGGTGGACGATGAAGGGCACGTCCTAGACAGTGCGTCCGACGACTTGAAGAAGATCCGCAACCGACTGCGCGGCGCTCACTCGAAGATCGTGCGTAAGCTCGAGTCCTATCTCTCGACGATCCCAGCACGTTTCGTCGTGTCAGACGGCTCGGTCACGATCCGAGAGGGTCGGTACGTGGTGCCCGTCCGCCGCGAAGGGAAAGGCGAGGTGGGCGGTATCGTTCACGACGTGTCACAGTCGGGTGCCACGCTCTTCGTCGAGCCTCCGATGGCCATCGGCCTCATGAACGAGGTCCGTGACCTAGAGCGCGAAGAGGGCCAAGAGGTCCGGCGCATTCTGGGCGAGCTTACGGCGGAGGTAACGCCCCTGCGCGAGGCGATCAAAGGTGCCCTGGGCGCCCTCGTGGACTTCGACACACTCAATGCTCGTGCTAGAGCTGCCCTGAAGTGGCGAGCGTTCGTGCCGGCACTGGGTGGCAGAGAAGTGCGCATCAGCGAGGGGCGGCACCCGCTCCTCCTCGAAGCGGACCCCCAGGGCGTCGTACCGTTCGAGTTTGATCTTCTCGAGGATGAACGAACGATCGTGGTCTCCGGTCCGAACACAGGTGGAAAGAGCGTCTTTCTTAAGGCGACGGGACTCCTGTGTGCGTTGGCCCAGAGCGGTGTTGTGCCGCCTGTGGGGAAAGGGACGAGCTTGCCCGTGTTCGGCGCCTTTTTCGCGGATATCGGAGACGAGCAGTCGATTTCCCAGAGCCTGTCGACCTTCTCGGCACATCTCGCGAATCTGTCCGAGATCGTTGCCCAGGCGGATGACCGGTCACTCGTCCTGATTGACGAGATGGGCACCGGAACCGACCCCGCGGAGGGCGCGGCCCTGGCCAGATCAATCCTGGAGGAGTTGGTCGCCAGGGGTGCGACCACCTTGGTGTCTTCACATCTAGGGGACTTGAAGCGTCTGGACGCTGAAGGCAGTGGCATCGTGAACGCGTCGATGCAGTTCGACTCGGAACGCATGGAGCCCACGTATCGTTTTGTGAAGGGACGCCCTGGGCGCAGCTACGGTCTTCAGATCGCTCGTCGAATGGGATTCCCGGAAGACCTAATGGACCGCGCAGAGGGATATCGAGACGATGACGAGGGTCGTATGGAGGAGATCCTAGCCAGTCTCGAGCAGCGTGAGAGTGAAGCCGAGCGGTTGGTTCAGGAGTTGGATTTCGAACGTGGTGAAACGACCCGCCTCAAGGCTGAGTTGGTCACGCGCGAAAAGGCCGTGCGCCAAGCGGAAAGGGAAGCGGAAGGGCGCGCTCGGGACGACGCCCGCAAGCTCCTACTCGAGGCGAGGGCCGAGGTTGAGGAGGCGATCGCTTCGCTGCGCCACGCGGCGGAGACAAAAACGGACTTTGATGAGGCGGTGAGGCGTGCCCGAAGCAAGGTCGAAAAGGCTGCCCAGAAACAGCGACAGGCCCCCATGCGGCAGCGCACGCGAGACGCTTCGCCGGTCGCAGCGGGAGACCGTGTTCGTATTCAGGCGAGCGGGGCGCGCGGGACCGTCGCCGAGGTCCGTTCAGGCCGTGCCGTCGTGGAGGTCGGGGCCCTTCGTATGGAACTCTCACTCGCGGACCTAGAGATCGTCGATGCGCCGCAGCGGGCTGCGAGTCCCAAGCGTGATGGGGGCGGCTGGACTGGCCCCGACCGGGGCCAGGCTCGAATCGAGGTGGATCTCCGGGGGATGCGGGTAGACGAGATGGAGCTCGAACTGGTGCGTGCGTTGGACCAGGCCTTGATCGAGGATCTGTCCGAGCTCCGCATCATCCATGGAAAGGGCACCGGAGCACTGCGGGCGCGGGCGACGGAGATGCTGAAGCTGGACGCACGTGTCCAGGAGTTCCGGATGGGCGGTCCCACGGAGGGTGGCGCTGGAGTCACCGTCGCTCAGTTCAGGAGTGGCACATGA
- a CDS encoding GatB/YqeY domain-containing protein, producing the protein MSTDLKSRLKADLITARKGRDKLRTLVISTMLSDVRNMEIDQRVDVDDDGVIQILSRGIKQRKDASEQMRAAGRDELADVEDEQAAVLKGYLPEGLSEDDVRAIVRQAIADGADQMGPLMGRVMPQIKGRFDGNDANRIVREELAAG; encoded by the coding sequence GTGTCCACTGATCTTAAAAGCCGACTTAAAGCCGATCTGATTACGGCCCGAAAAGGCCGTGACAAACTTCGTACGCTGGTGATTTCCACGATGCTGTCCGACGTACGCAACATGGAGATCGATCAGCGCGTGGACGTTGATGACGACGGCGTTATCCAGATCCTTTCGAGGGGCATCAAACAGCGGAAAGACGCGTCGGAGCAAATGCGTGCCGCGGGCCGCGACGAACTTGCAGATGTCGAAGACGAGCAGGCCGCGGTCCTCAAGGGCTATCTACCGGAGGGTCTGTCGGAGGACGATGTGCGAGCGATCGTACGCCAGGCCATCGCCGACGGTGCTGACCAGATGGGGCCCCTCATGGGTCGTGTGATGCCGCAGATCAAGGGTCGCTTCGATGGAAATGACGCGAACCGAATCGTGCGCGAGGAGCTAGCCGCGGGTTGA
- a CDS encoding histidine triad nucleotide-binding protein: MSPIDCLFCKIVAGDIPAEVVHRDERVVAFRDIRPQAPTHILVIPTEHIASLAEADDHHRDVLGDLMVVARDLAQAEGVAEEGYRTVMNTGADGGQTVHHVHLHLLGGRALRWPPG; this comes from the coding sequence ATGAGTCCAATCGACTGTCTCTTTTGCAAGATCGTCGCAGGTGATATTCCCGCTGAGGTTGTCCACCGGGACGAACGGGTCGTCGCGTTTCGGGACATCAGACCACAAGCGCCGACCCACATTCTCGTCATCCCAACGGAACACATCGCGTCGCTCGCGGAGGCTGATGATCATCACAGGGATGTGCTCGGAGATCTCATGGTCGTGGCCCGTGACTTGGCTCAGGCAGAGGGTGTGGCCGAGGAGGGGTATCGGACCGTCATGAACACGGGTGCGGACGGAGGGCAGACGGTCCATCACGTTCATCTCCATCTACTCGGAGGGAGGGCCCTGCGTTGGCCACCGGGTTGA
- a CDS encoding 50S ribosomal protein L11 methyltransferase gives MTSDGRRWLEIAARCESVVGSDVVIADALLALGGRAVVQQHGWQVTHLAEPNATEGIEALLGHQLASMTGLSGLDVRIGWQPHEDWAESWKRGLAPRRITERLVVRPSWTEFEPEQGDLVIVLDPGMAFGTAEHGTTRGCLRLLDGVVSPGENLLDVGAGSGILAVAAAMLGASRVVAVEGDSLACEALEENVDHNGVRDRVSWLVEWADKKKLATWGPVDGLIANIESGMLRPLLSGFRTAVAPGGWLILSGILAEEWDAMRAETEAYGFRFQSLDTDGEWCSGLFLLPSAD, from the coding sequence ATGACGTCAGACGGACGGCGCTGGCTGGAGATCGCGGCCCGGTGTGAATCCGTGGTCGGCTCAGACGTCGTAATCGCCGATGCCCTCTTAGCGTTGGGGGGGCGGGCTGTTGTGCAGCAGCACGGGTGGCAAGTTACGCATCTGGCCGAACCCAACGCGACCGAGGGCATCGAGGCCCTTCTTGGACACCAACTGGCGTCGATGACGGGACTCTCGGGCCTGGATGTGAGGATCGGTTGGCAGCCGCATGAGGACTGGGCCGAGTCGTGGAAACGTGGCCTGGCGCCGCGGCGCATTACAGAGCGCCTCGTCGTTCGGCCGTCATGGACTGAATTCGAGCCGGAGCAGGGTGATCTCGTGATTGTGCTCGATCCCGGTATGGCATTCGGTACTGCGGAGCACGGAACTACGAGAGGGTGCCTCAGGCTCCTCGACGGTGTCGTCTCGCCCGGCGAGAATCTCCTCGACGTTGGAGCTGGCTCCGGAATCCTGGCGGTTGCCGCTGCGATGCTTGGCGCGAGCCGCGTAGTCGCCGTGGAAGGCGACTCTCTCGCCTGTGAAGCCCTCGAGGAGAACGTGGACCACAACGGTGTCCGGGACCGCGTCTCCTGGCTTGTGGAGTGGGCGGACAAGAAGAAACTCGCTACTTGGGGTCCGGTGGACGGGCTCATTGCCAACATCGAGAGCGGGATGCTTCGCCCTCTGCTTTCCGGCTTTCGCACAGCGGTAGCTCCAGGTGGTTGGCTGATTCTGTCTGGCATCCTCGCAGAAGAGTGGGACGCGATGCGCGCAGAAACGGAAGCCTATGGCTTCCGTTTCCAGTCACTCGACACCGACGGCGAATGGTGTTCAGGACTGTTCCTGCTTCCAAGCGCCGACTAG
- the dnaJ gene encoding molecular chaperone DnaJ yields MVDYYQLLGVPRDADGEQIKKAYRKLALEFHPDRNQGSKDAEEKFKEVTKAYEVLREPEKRSMYDRHGEQGVRGGGGHGGGQGFDFNDAIDIFMRDFGGFGGGMEDLFGRGGAGGQRTASRKGQTVRIRLPLTLPEVAHGVTQKLKVSLLDECGTCEGSGAKAGTAPTVCGTCGGAGEERHVQRSVFGQFVSVQPCRSCGGEGRVIAEPCAACRGEGRARSEKEIEVEVPPGVTSENFLTLRGRGSVGPRGGPRGDLVVLLEVEDDPRFEREGSNLVHELPITFGQAALGDEVEVPTIDGTAKVTIPAGIQSGDLLRMKGLGLPELNGYVRGDQMLQIFIWTPDELSAEQEELFRRMREIEAPAPAEIKRRAHKGFWTRVKEAFSGG; encoded by the coding sequence ATGGTGGACTATTACCAGCTGCTCGGCGTTCCACGGGACGCAGACGGCGAACAGATCAAGAAAGCGTACCGGAAGCTCGCGCTCGAATTTCATCCGGATCGGAACCAAGGCTCGAAAGACGCCGAGGAGAAGTTCAAGGAGGTCACCAAGGCGTACGAGGTGCTGCGCGAGCCTGAGAAGCGCTCCATGTACGACCGTCATGGCGAGCAGGGAGTGCGGGGCGGAGGCGGCCACGGTGGCGGTCAGGGTTTCGACTTCAACGACGCCATCGACATCTTTATGCGGGATTTCGGAGGCTTCGGTGGGGGGATGGAAGATCTCTTCGGAAGGGGTGGCGCGGGCGGCCAACGAACAGCGTCGCGCAAAGGGCAGACGGTTCGCATCCGGCTGCCGCTTACCTTACCCGAAGTCGCCCATGGAGTGACACAGAAGCTCAAGGTCTCTCTACTCGATGAATGTGGGACCTGTGAAGGGAGCGGTGCCAAGGCAGGTACGGCTCCCACGGTCTGTGGCACGTGCGGTGGCGCCGGCGAGGAACGTCATGTACAGCGCTCGGTCTTCGGGCAGTTCGTGAGTGTCCAGCCATGCCGGAGTTGCGGTGGGGAAGGTCGGGTGATCGCCGAGCCGTGTGCTGCGTGCCGAGGTGAGGGACGGGCGCGTTCCGAGAAGGAGATCGAGGTCGAGGTCCCGCCAGGTGTGACATCGGAGAACTTCCTGACCCTACGCGGTCGGGGCAGCGTCGGGCCCCGCGGCGGGCCGCGAGGAGACCTGGTTGTGCTCTTGGAGGTCGAAGATGACCCCCGCTTCGAGCGCGAGGGTTCGAACCTCGTTCACGAACTACCGATCACGTTCGGACAGGCCGCCTTGGGTGACGAGGTCGAAGTGCCGACGATCGACGGTACCGCCAAGGTCACGATTCCGGCCGGGATCCAGAGCGGCGACCTCCTGCGTATGAAGGGGCTGGGACTGCCCGAGCTGAACGGGTATGTGCGGGGGGACCAGATGCTGCAGATCTTCATCTGGACACCGGATGAGCTCAGTGCGGAACAGGAAGAGCTCTTCCGCCGAATGAGAGAGATCGAAGCTCCGGCTCCAGCTGAAATCAAGCGGCGGGCGCACAAGGGCTTCTGGACGAGGGTGAAGGAAGCCTTCTCAGGCGGATGA
- the hrcA gene encoding heat-inducible transcriptional repressor HrcA — MDDLERSGLVGAELSDRERKVLEAVVRTYVDTAEPTGSRTVSRGFGLGVSAATVRNTMSDLEEKGYLFHPHTSAGRVPTDLAYRFFVDRLMEPRILTQEQRVSLERELDVAGGSAVERLVRQATRALSLLSNELGVAVAPRLDEAILEKLEFIQVSTNKVVLVASIRGGVVRTVYVDLPGEVPQDTLIRVTLALNERLAGLSLPEIRRTLPERLRDSHVGEDGAAELLNIFVQSGAELFDLQELDSAKIHLGHASVLAAQPEFESGDRLKSLIELTEQRDLLAQTVGNREHRGRVMITIGGENATSELADFTLVTAEYRAGDLSGVIGVIGPTRMPYEKVVTIVDYTSSLVTRMLQS, encoded by the coding sequence ATGGATGATCTAGAACGAAGCGGCCTGGTTGGCGCAGAATTGTCGGATCGCGAGCGCAAAGTGCTAGAGGCCGTCGTGCGCACCTACGTCGACACCGCGGAGCCTACGGGCAGCCGGACGGTGTCACGTGGCTTCGGTTTGGGGGTCTCTGCCGCGACGGTTCGAAACACAATGAGCGACCTGGAGGAGAAGGGTTATCTCTTCCACCCGCACACGTCGGCAGGACGCGTGCCCACGGACCTGGCTTATCGGTTCTTTGTGGATCGTCTGATGGAGCCGCGTATTCTGACCCAGGAACAGCGGGTGAGTCTGGAGCGGGAGCTGGACGTCGCGGGTGGCTCGGCAGTGGAACGGCTCGTGCGGCAGGCGACGCGCGCGTTGAGCCTTCTGTCGAACGAACTTGGGGTGGCGGTCGCACCGCGTTTGGACGAGGCCATCCTGGAGAAGCTGGAGTTCATTCAGGTGTCCACGAACAAGGTCGTTCTGGTCGCATCGATTCGAGGCGGGGTCGTTCGGACCGTCTATGTCGATCTTCCGGGCGAAGTGCCACAGGACACACTGATTCGAGTCACTCTCGCCCTCAACGAGCGGCTCGCCGGCCTGTCGCTGCCGGAGATCCGGCGGACGCTGCCGGAAAGGCTGCGGGATTCTCACGTAGGCGAGGATGGTGCTGCTGAGCTCTTGAATATCTTCGTGCAGTCCGGAGCAGAACTCTTCGACCTGCAGGAGCTCGACAGTGCGAAAATCCACCTGGGTCACGCGAGCGTGCTTGCTGCTCAACCCGAGTTCGAGAGTGGGGACCGTCTTAAGAGCCTCATCGAGCTAACTGAGCAAAGGGATCTTCTGGCCCAGACCGTGGGTAATCGCGAACACCGGGGACGAGTCATGATCACGATCGGTGGCGAGAACGCCACCTCCGAGCTCGCCGATTTCACGCTGGTCACCGCGGAATACCGGGCGGGTGACCTTTCCGGCGTCATAGGGGTGATTGGGCCTACGAGGATGCCGTACGAGAAGGTCGTGACCATCGTCGACTACACGTCGTCGCTCGTTACGCGCATGTTGCAGTCGTAA